CTAGCaatatcttagcaaccacctagaacaccctagcaacagcccagtaacaccttagcaaccaatcagaTCTAAGTAATGCTTTCGCAACCACCTAACCAGAACACCCGAGCAACCACCTAGCAGCATCTTAACAACCACATGAAACATtttagcaacgccttagcaactactcagaacagaAAACTCAGTACTTTAGCAATGACTTggtaaccgcctagcaaccactcagaataccctatcaaccacctaacaacaccctagcaactgcctagcaacaccttaaccagtgaaaccttagcaaccattcagaatacCTTAACCTTTCAGACTAGGCTTTCTTAAGCCACCATAAAGTATGAATTTCACTTTTCTCGTTatgttatatataatatgttgaactacaaatgtttattgttttattttagccgcttcatttttgattgtttttaaatgactcattaaagcaggggtgtccaaactcggtcctggagggctggtgtcctgcatattttagttccaacctcaattaaacacacctggaccactaatcaagctctttctaggtatactggAAATGAAAAGTCAGGTGTATAGGCCTTTTTCACACTTCCTGGTTCCGGTAAGCGAAGCAGTGTACCACAACATCCGGTTTCAATGCGACGGAGCAAGAAAGAATGGCAGGGTCATCTCATCGCTGTGATTGCTGCGTTCCCAGCTGCTCCAACTCAAAAACGACACTCTTACTTTAATGACCACGATCTCCCGAAAGACGAAGGACAGGGAAAAGCATGGATGACAATATTAAAGGGGGTTGAATGCCGTTTCAAGTTATATGCGGGAGTACGTTCGTATGCTGTATGCACTTCAAAGCGGAGATTATCATGTTTTATTAAAGACTGGTGGTCTATGGTTTATTTTGAtgagtaattataatatagacaaaactcCAGTTAAGCTATCTGCCTTCCACAAACAAGTGCTCATCATGGTCATTAATCTATAAGCATGATTTATGCCTaaattgttgttattttggaataatagacagttcatacaaatgcaaatctctttttttaattggtttgacagcaaaattatttgtttagtcagttatataataaagatgGTATACTTTTCTTACAATGAAGTCCTTTATTACAAAATCTTAATAACCCAGAAAGTTTTCAACTGTTATTGGTTCAATTCCTGCAGAGAcatgttattcattcatgttatttAGAGGTATTAATAAGACCATCCTTCTGATGCATTGTCTTTTGATATTACTAAATCCTATGTCGgcaaattttgttttactaaataccaagagtaatgatagagctattcatactcttttccaaaaagaaatcattactgtaccttatattcaattttattatatgTCTTTATTAAAGGGTGAATTGAAGAAAAGTGTGGCTGTTACCACAGAAATATCATGTTAGAAATAGAATTAAAGAAATGTCCTATAAACTCATCCACAAGttttatccagcaaaacattgtttgcaaaaatttaaaagtgggattgatgtaaattgtatttttgtaacgaatatgaggagacagttttacacttattttggcatcgtacatagtcagcttatggggtgagttgcaaaatgtattaataacgattcttttgtgttcaaaacctcTTTCATTATGGATAAATGTACATTTGGGCTTTACTTGATTATCCTAATCTAgaggaaaatagttttatttatttaatttgcttatgttgttaacaaaattgtacattcataaatgtaaatttactaatatgaaaccaGATTTTAAGGTATTGATGACAAATATGCTTGTATAATACCAGGATCAACTCTCTAAACAAGAAACTCGACccactttaaaatgtgtgaactctacaaatgtatttcattattacattttgattatttgtattttattcataattacctcctggtatgtacatttttgtattgtaaaatgttattttctgttctttaaataaataataaaaatgaatattatccacgagtaggagctaacgtgtttccagacttgagaaaacctcacgagcattaaacaacctgtaatGTATTAACCGATAGCAACTCGCCTGTATAGCTAACTTACCTCGCCATTCACTATATCTGACTCTGAATAAAAAGGAAGGAGGGGGTTAGCACAGTTTACAGACgggactactgacattaaactcaTTCTGCTGGATGTTAAATAGCCAGGTTAATCTAGCTTAAGAATGGCTTGAATGAGCAGATCTTATGTTGTTGGCTGTGCACCTTACTGGAACCTGATGTTGCAAACGGTAAGACACGTTTTCTGCACAAATTCTGCAAATCGGTATCatcttttaaatgctgttttattaaggCAGTTTTACACATTCAACGAACAACATCTTCCTGTCCAAATTATGGCAAAGTTGACCGTGAGAAAGTCATCCGCTGTCCCGAGGCTGTCATGTCTCTGCTACTCCTAGCGAACCCGGAAATATCGATACACTGCTTCGAAGGGCGCTTCCGGTGTTCAATTCCGCTGTGAAAAAGGTCTATTGAAGGacattggagctaaactatgcaggacactggccctccaggaccaagtttggacacccctgctttaatgagtcatttaaaaacaatcaaaaatgaagcggctaaaataaaacaataaacatttgTAGTTCAACATATTGCTTATTGAACACATAAATTTGAAAAGTTTTagaatctgttgaaaaaaaatacttGCTGTTTTGATTGGAaacatttttcttcttcttcttcttcttcttcttcttcttctttttcatcTTTTACTTCTgttaaaatattcatatattaaaatattgataataaaacCCAGACCTCCTGTTGCTCAAATATCTTTGCTGTTCTGTCACAGATTTGTTCTCTGGTCAGCTGCGAAGTTCCCTGCACTGTTCAGTCTGTTCCCATTACTCCAACACATTTGATGTGTTTTGTGACCTGTCACTCCCCATCCCAAAGGTAACACTCTCAGGCCCTGTGCTCACCTTCTGCTGTTTTCTGGACAGTCtgtcattcgtgtgtgtgtgtgtgtgtgtgtgtgtgtatgtagcaGAAAAGTGATTACGGCCGAGCTGTCACACTGAGAGAATGTCTAGACCTCTTTTCACAAGAGGAAAAACTCGATAAAGAAAACTCACCGGTAAGTGAACAACAGCATATCCAGTTAGCTTGCATTTTAAATGGACATATAAggataatttactttaataattgtaaccataacaaataataataactatattagCATCCATACCAATGCAGAGTAGCATtcgatttattttaaatacatcacACTCATCTGCTGCTTTAAATTCCTAAACTTGTTCAAGTTTGCTAGAGGATTCTGATTGTCAGCACACTGTTGTCATTAGAGTACATTAGTACATTAGAGGTGTGATATTTATACTGTAAGTTGTGTTTTAACAATGCAAAAGCTGACATCTACTATTTTAAATGtagaatattttaaaattgatatatttattattattatttattcctttttcttcggcttagcccctttattaatcaggggtcgccatagcggaatgaaccaccaacttatccagcacatgttttacacagtaaatgcccttccagctgcagcccagtactgggaaacatccatacacactcattcacacacatacactatggccaatttagcttattcaattctccaataccacatgtctttgtactgtgggggaaaccggagcgcccagaagaaacccacgccaacacggggagaacatgcaaactccacacagaaattgttattattatcatcatcatcctcatcattgtTATAGCTATAATTCCTGGTGTGAAAGTGTTATTACGTTGATACACATGGATTTGTATGTCTTCTAGATGTGTGAGCGGTGTAACCGTCGCACCGAAAGCACAAAACGACTGACCATCCAAAGATTCCCCAGAGTCCTGGTAATACGTATCCTTTTTAATCAGTCAGTACTGAGCTAATCAGTTAATGATCATGTGATATGTGTGGGGTGTAAAGAAAGCATATGGTCATGTGACCAAGTATGttgtgaaaaatgctgggttccacacaattccttcatgttgtccaaacaaaaatttatttaacttaatctttttttttttttacaattttaggtggattaaacataatacaattaatttgtccctaaaaatgtaagaattgtgttgcttcagacCAAACCCATTTTCTCAATGATCTCCATTTGCCAAGTATATCAggaattgataaaaaaaaaaaattaattgggtGGGTGGGGATAGGGTCACTTGGCGATATACCaaaatcaaattcattttattaaactattagaattaccatatcttacccataacctactgaagaacaaCATAGTAGTTAACAGTAACATTGTTAACATGtaaataattaacataaaaaaacgaCATGccaataaaaagccatcagcctttcgaaaaaaaaaaacatttgcaaccCTGGAGTGATTACGttacattaaagacacagcaatcacatgcagcagattgattttatggcactaggttaaactttctgacacctttacaggACTcgtgtacattaaaaaaataaatacaggccacaactaaacatggaggatggtctccaAGTGGCGTTCTCCAAAATGAAACTATAAATAGACTTGAGCCTATTGGTTTGTGTGCATCGTTGTGTGCAAGGCTTATATGTTTATAATTACCTCACAGAATATTGGCGGGTTGTGagtcattggcattgttattttgggggtcgcgggctgcaaagtttgggaacccctgcattaTGTATCTTAACTGGTCATCCCAGACTTGAATCGATTCGCCATGTCTAGGTTCTCAATCTCTAAAAGCACAGTGCCGGTCTCTTTCCCCCTGACGGCTTTGGATTTGGGGCTGTTTGGACCTGTTGACTGTGGTGAGTGGAAATATACAGCCATGCGATGAAGTTTGATTAGGGTCATGTTTTGAAGGTTCATTCAGCATGGCTGACTGCTTTCTTTCAGGTCCAGTGCTGTACGATCTGTATGCAGTGTGCAATCATTCAGGCACTGTAAATATGGGTCACTACACGGCTGCATGTCGAGAGGAGGAGGGCTGGTGCTTCTATAATGACTCATGGTGAATGCAGCTTTTATTCTGACCTTTTATGTGCAAAGAAACAATGGAATTTAAAGGGCACAATATACTCCCAAGAGAAATTTGCTCCTGTTAGAGgtattattgaaaaaatatatatatatatatatatttgatcatttatttttattaatattttatagtcTATTTAACTCTTGTGTAACCTTATGgacatttttgtcttttatttattattttttgggtgaTCGTTTTGGCTGTTTAATGCAGACAGcataattttacataatattaCACCCTCAAAAACCTATTTATCTAGGaacaaaaagtaattaaatatttatacatgatatatataatatatattacaaaaatatccCTATTAAAACCCATTCAACTGATTTTGTCATTCCAGTGCCATTTAAGCAATAACTCAAATCTTgtaatatgtataatatgtaatattatgGCATATTTTCCCAGGTTTAGCccttgaagaaaaataaattatttttaatattaccctcttttgaaaactgaaggtcaaattaattaaaactctATAAATGTAATATAGTGGATGTGTTGGTACGAATACGAGTGTGGTGTAATTTGGTAATTTTATACTgagaaatgtttataatatttgatTATGAATATAATTGAGAGGTGTTTTTCTTATGTGACActgcataaacaataataaaaactagAACCTAGAGTTTGTTAATGAACTTAAATGTTGGCTTAAGAAAGGCAACGGGACTGCGCTAGGACTGGAAATGGCAGTTAGCGGGAAGCACAGCGGTTGCTAGGCATTTGCTAAAATGTTTATGGtattgcttggtggttgctaaacAGTTGCTGAATGGCAACGCTcatgtacagtacatttttaatcaaatgctaatactttgTAGGAATTTCTTGCATTTACAGTTCGATAATCATTAACAGTGATcattattagcacttggcttatcattgttaccatgtaTAGTatacaggaagtcccatttgctagcatgagtcaaacgagtcaatacccaggtccctacgatgttcagatgtagagatattgctgagagattttttaaatggttgctatgGACAATTGACAGGTTAGGGATGATACATCAAAGCGACTTGCCAATATGAGTGATATAAATCAACCCCGAAAATATAATGCTTAAGTGCGAAAgggatacatgcaaaaatggcttgccatatcaggaAAAATATGGAGTACATagcttgccatattttgagaaaaaaatgctTACAAAAAAACTTAAGTCTGATAAACCTGAAAAGATATGGCAACAAAATCTAATGCAGAGCACAGCTTTTGGCCAAAGTTGCGgttgtataatttttttgtatggccggattattaaaatgtaatatttaaaaaaaaaaatattcagaaattataaATCTGAGtggaggagatatagcaacaattatgaatgcagaaggcacattttgaccaaatttgggctTTGtagcatgaacggcctaggaggagatacgtttgtttttgAGGACAGAGGCTTTCTCAAAAACTATTAATCCTATTAGCATTAGAAGACATAGCAACATTTTTACATGCAGGTTTAAAGTGACAAAGCTTTCAAATGCATgcagattttatttaaatttatttatattttatttatgtttgatgCTAGAGCAACATGTCTACGCTGTATAGACTCTACTAGAAAGGGGGTGGGAAAAAcaagctaatttgcatttaaagacagacaaaaacagtgtatttttatttacaccCAAACAGAAGATCTTACAGCATGGTCTAGTAATGAACAGTGCGGTatattgagctgaaacttcacatgcagATTCTGAGGACACTCAGAACTTAACTTGTAAAAAAGATATTGTAATGCATAGGACAGAAGTCAATGTTTCAGCATGATTGTTCTGTTTCCTCCACAGTGTTGATGCAATTTCAGAGGAGAAGCTTCAGTCCAATCAGGCGTATGTGCTCTTCTATGAGCTCAAGAGCTGCAATATTTCCCGAAAATGAGAGAAGATAATAGGTTGTTTTAATGTCATTTCATTCACtgtaaaatgttcaattatataatttttacttCTTTCTGCAATGTACTTTTGAAAATTTGTTCTTTTAgataaaaatgttgtaaaatggTGTAGATGTGTATTGATTTGTTTCAAATTCTTTATTTTTGCAGTAATTTCCATGCATTTTTTTAATCTctgataaaaaaatctgaatgttGCTGCAATGTGGGGAAATATGGCTAAGTAAACAAGAGAATTGATACAGTTGATGGATCATATAATACATTTGTCTGACTGTGTGAGtatacacatactgtatgagGACCTCCATCATATTAAAAATACTGTGCCATAAATGAACTCCTTAGTTAAACCTAATCTTGCTTGATTGTATATAATATAGTTTTTCATGTTATTTAAATGGACTCTTTAGTCATtggatatatgtatataaatcattttaatgtttGTCTTAGATTAAACTGAAAATTATTGTTAGGAAATATTTTGCTGCTGTCCATCTATATTATAacacttaaataaacaaatattttcaacaTCCAACTCTAGTTTGCTTACTTTAATCACTGCATTAAAGAAACATGGCCTTTTACAGTCCGGGGGTTTTCAGTTTTTGAGTTGTTGGTTGATTAAGAATTATTTTCATAATTCTAATTATGAATTTAAAGCAGACCTGGATTCCACATTATATATAACATGCCCCTAGCCAGGGGGGGTTCGCGTGGTTCGAACGAACCACCACCcacggccaaaaaatccataatttgtccttttagttattttatgtaatttatattatattatatgtttattatataattaatataattatatttatatttaatatatattgtaattaagtgtcattttaaataactggcCCATGGAGCCTCAAAGCCGTGAGTCACGGGACATAACCCAATGAGTGGTcatatttaaatgtttcatgCGACATCcataccaaagagcttagaactATGCTCTTTGTCCATACAGAGTAACGCTAAGAGGCGAAAAGAGAAGAGAGGCAGAAAAGGTAGGCAGCGGCGTCATTATCGCAAAATATTGAAGATATGTTCAAAAAGACTGCCAAACAAGGTAAGGCTAAAGTTATGTACATCCTAACAGATGAAAATATGTCCCTATCCATGAGGTTCTGGGCTAAAGGTGTACtctcactatgtacagttgccttgaaccgggctaaagcacgcttgtccccctcccgtctcccccgacggcctgcactcacattacattggGGCCTGGGCAAGcttcatcgatgatgcgctggtcagtagcgctctcactcagcacagtggagatttcttcagttatattgTCGTTTATGTCAATtgagatgcggtgacacgcagtcaaatatttctaaatatttctaaatattctaaatatttcCACTTTTGAcgttcataaacaatcataaagtcctcaagctaaattcatataaataaattaaattatgacctggagaaaatctgacctgcgccTGAAACACCTGTAGGTGCACTTTTACAGCCACAAttctattaaaaacatgtttactttaagcataaAACATGTTCTAACTCTTCAGGCCTTTAGCCAGGGgggttcggaagacccacccctcactgacaaaggtccagaatttgtcccatacatgagctcacttgtcctattttgactgttaTACCATCATAAGTAATGAAAATAATcaatcgaaaaaggctttaagaccaaacgTCCTCTGTTGCTTCGGTGGGACTATAATCTGAtgtaagagaagtcttctttcactactgttttgtttttaaacagagaaaacattttacaggtaacttttttctaaatcttggaccttatttctgaaaaaaaaatgagcaataaaaaggcgtgaagcaccaaaagctgagcatattaaattaatttgaatattatttggctgttgttgatatccaggaatttttaaatgtactttttttaccAAAGAGACTAGAAAAATTCCGAAGAAttcattataattgttttattattgttcttcttcttcttcttcttcttcttattattattattattattattattattatgttttaataatttttttattaaaatggccAAATCGTGACTaaggacagttgaatgtgctggccaatttgttttttgtctaataaatgatagtAGGCAAgagtttttttaactttaaaactttagctgattgctatttttttcttaatgatatatgatgtaatacatttgtattttaaaaatttgtcttgttttaaaaaaaaattattgcaattttttaagaaatattttaatacatcaaaaagtgtggtcatgatgacatctgactagctaaaaaaaaaaacactaaaatgcagtatttatatTTCATAGTTAACTAGAAACTGaggcaaataaatgcaaaaaggtccactttttgagaaaaaaagaaccacccctttcaccaggctggctacgggtctGATGTAATATGTTGGTAGGTttgatgaatgaatatttttcttaaagtttgttaacatttcaaaattttaaataagtatactTTAAACAGTTCCTATCCACAAAATGacaatttgttaaaaatatatattaaaaattgaaCTGACATCAtggctttttaaattttattgaactttaaatgtatttacgttttaaatgtatttaaatgtatttttttaatgtaagaaatgtcatcagtagtttgcAGAACCAATTTCTTATTCTAATTCATACCTGCAAATGGTAAATTAAGTGAAATATAGAATTttcaaagtagtttttaatttttttatttagttcaattaatataaatgtttgaaaTATATACTCACCAATTATACAGTAAACACAATTGTTAAATAGTATTACGACTTACTCATAAAgggatgaaaatcatcttttgggagctgtttgtacagaactgtgtgtaggtaaagTGTGTCCACACTCCACAGTTATGTTAGGTCTCTCTTATTTAATTTCCTgaagttaaaataggatccaaatccctcccattttgagtcCCACCGCAAAGGGGCATAAGAGTGAGGTTTCCCcgccaaattgattgacagccctgtcttaacatgtctccatagtaacacaTAAAATCATATCCACATAACAGGAAACAAAGCAACTGTGATTAAAAGATCTTTTGAGccctctgtgatcatcaatcatcttgATGATCAAGATCAAGaatgatcaagaatgagttttacaattataaaagaagacgcatcaatcccggtttgtggacattaaatcaggtttattttacattaacataacggatgtcCATACAGCTATACAGCAGTcaatattaacgtgtatcctgacacatttgccatgcaaaaacagcgCTAAGTTAAACACTtgttctgtgtgtatgtgtgtccactgtgtgtgaactttgtaatgtaGTTGTGTGCAAGCCATCATTGCAACTCCAcgacaaatacatcaaataatcattgggaatgTTCTTATTGTAGTATTACTAAAGACCTGTtttttcatgtctgtcactgtgctgtttatctgacacagccaagGCGGAGACTGAGGCACACTCAGACAAGCACAAGGGAACGGTGAGTGGGGAAAACTAGCAATAAagacacaggcaacaaaaacagctacatggtTGTTcaaatccaatattctgaaaggtataatataTAATCTGATGTGGGttatgagctgaaactttacagacacattctggagactcaAAAGagttatcttaaatcttgaaaaaggggtaaaatatgtgcccttaaatattttatatttaaatatatactcaAAACAGGTGACGCAGTGTTGCAGTacgtagtgctgttgcctcacagcaagaaggtcgctggtccgaaCCTCGGCtttg
The nucleotide sequence above comes from Danio rerio strain Tuebingen ecotype United States chromosome 23, GRCz12tu, whole genome shotgun sequence. Encoded proteins:
- the usp21 gene encoding ubiquitin carboxyl-terminal hydrolase 21 isoform X3; the encoded protein is MWQRHLDRDDSKIVDLFSGQLRSSLHCSVCSHYSNTFDVFCDLSLPIPKQKSDYGRAVTLRECLDLFSQEEKLDKENSPMCERCNRRTESTKRLTIQRFPRVLVIHLNRFAMSRFSISKSTVPVSFPLTALDLGLFGPVDCGPVLYDLYAVCNHSGTVNMGHYTAACREEEGWCFYNDSCVDAISEEKLQSNQAYVLFYELKSCNISRK
- the usp21 gene encoding ubiquitin carboxyl-terminal hydrolase 21 isoform X4: MWQRHLDRDDSKIVDLFSGQLRSSLHCSVCSHYSNTFDVFCDLSLPIPKKSDYGRAVTLRECLDLFSQEEKLDKENSPMCERCNRRTESTKRLTIQRFPRVLVIHLNRFAMSRFSISKSTVPVSFPLTALDLGLFGPVDCGPVLYDLYAVCNHSGTVNMGHYTAACREEEGWCFYNDSCVDAISEEKLQSNQAYVLFYELKSCNISRK